In Candidatus Roseilinea sp., one DNA window encodes the following:
- a CDS encoding putative MutT/NUDIX-like protein: MTQSSSILYDWTGALLDRPPDRIQYGASAFILNEQGHLLLQLRCDNRHWAMPGGRQDVGESITQTCVREVWEETGLHVRVKRLIGIYTDPTQFLVARYPSGEVVQICNVCFECEIVGGQIALSDESADIGFYPLDALPEPLLLTHKIRIQDALAYAPSPFVR, translated from the coding sequence ATGACACAATCCTCTTCGATCCTCTACGATTGGACCGGCGCACTGCTGGATCGGCCTCCCGACCGCATCCAGTATGGCGCTTCGGCCTTCATCTTGAACGAACAAGGTCATCTGCTGTTGCAGTTGCGCTGCGACAACCGGCACTGGGCGATGCCGGGCGGGCGTCAGGACGTCGGCGAAAGCATCACACAGACGTGCGTGCGCGAGGTATGGGAAGAAACCGGCCTACATGTGCGGGTCAAGCGATTGATCGGCATCTACACCGATCCGACTCAGTTCCTCGTTGCCCGCTATCCGAGCGGCGAAGTGGTGCAGATTTGCAACGTGTGCTTCGAATGCGAAATCGTCGGTGGGCAAATCGCGCTCTCTGACGAGAGCGCAGACATCGGCTTTTACCCGTTGGATGCGTTGCCGGAGCCACTGCTCCTCACACACAAAATTCGCATTCAGGATGCATTGGCCTATGCGCCATCCCCCTTCGTTCGCTGA
- a CDS encoding 3-beta-hydroxy-Delta(5)-steroid dehydrogenase, with product MTKILITGGTGLIGRHTAKLLCERGHAVRVLSRRAKPDVPLLRRLPIEYVQGDVRDPISLVPAFAGCDAAVLSHQFQNFPVENPKRNETFDAVDRAGTAHCVTAARQAGVQRLVYISGIALGNPNPPHPGVRAKLAAERAVFESGISSIALRVNVVYAADDKYFSRLARAARWSPFVPIPGTGASRCAPVHVDDVARAIAYAVEHTAIGGVVNVCGPDEVTWKALLLAVAQAGSGGHRKIPMHIPQSLLFLTGWIGERLPAPLLSRDAVVFATQFDQSCRNGVGCADALGFCPIGLREGLRQAFGGGER from the coding sequence ATGACCAAGATCCTCATCACCGGCGGTACAGGGCTGATCGGCCGGCACACTGCGAAGTTGCTATGTGAGCGCGGGCATGCCGTCCGCGTCCTATCGCGCCGTGCCAAGCCGGACGTGCCCTTGCTGCGCAGGCTGCCGATCGAGTATGTGCAGGGCGATGTGCGCGATCCTATCTCGCTTGTACCGGCATTCGCAGGGTGCGACGCAGCGGTGCTCTCCCATCAGTTCCAGAACTTTCCGGTCGAGAACCCGAAGCGCAACGAGACGTTCGACGCCGTAGATCGCGCCGGCACAGCGCACTGTGTCACCGCCGCGCGGCAGGCCGGCGTGCAACGCTTGGTTTACATCAGCGGCATCGCCCTCGGCAACCCCAACCCGCCCCATCCCGGTGTGCGAGCCAAGCTGGCCGCCGAACGCGCCGTCTTCGAGAGCGGCATCTCGTCCATCGCGCTTCGCGTGAACGTGGTCTATGCTGCGGATGACAAATACTTTTCCCGACTGGCGCGCGCTGCGCGATGGTCGCCGTTCGTGCCCATTCCCGGCACCGGCGCCTCGCGCTGCGCACCGGTGCATGTAGACGATGTGGCACGCGCCATCGCATACGCGGTCGAGCATACGGCAATCGGCGGCGTGGTCAACGTGTGCGGTCCAGACGAAGTGACTTGGAAAGCGTTACTATTGGCCGTAGCACAGGCCGGCTCTGGAGGGCACCGCAAAATACCGATGCACATTCCGCAATCTCTGTTGTTCCTCACTGGTTGGATCGGCGAACGGCTGCCGGCACCGTTGCTCTCTCGCGATGCTGTGGTCTTCGCCACGCAATTCGACCAGTCGTGCCGCAACGGCGTAGGCTGCGCCGATGCACTTGGCTTCTGCCCGATCGGGTTGCGCGAGGGGCTACGCCAGGCATTCGGCGGAGGCGAGCGATGA
- a CDS encoding transporter — protein MRSYRYLDVVIGLFVAVLIISNLASSAKIVTLGPFTFDGGTLLFPLSYIFGDILTEVYGYAVSRRVIWIGFAAAALFSLTVWIVGLLPSEAEWSSRVGMDAYNAVLGSTPRIVLASLIAYWAGAFSNAFVLARMKVMTQGRWLWTRTIGSTVVGQAVDTFLFVLIAFAGAMSAGVLWDIAASNYVFKVGVEVLFTPVTYAIVGWLKRAEGVDAYDAQTDFNPFRVSQTA, from the coding sequence ATGCGCTCGTATAGATACCTCGATGTCGTCATTGGCCTGTTCGTCGCTGTGCTGATCATCAGCAACCTGGCCTCGTCGGCCAAAATCGTCACGTTGGGCCCGTTCACCTTCGATGGCGGCACACTGCTCTTCCCCCTCAGTTACATCTTCGGCGACATCCTGACCGAGGTGTACGGCTACGCGGTCTCGCGCCGCGTGATCTGGATCGGCTTTGCCGCCGCTGCGCTCTTTAGCCTGACGGTGTGGATCGTCGGCTTGTTACCGAGTGAGGCGGAATGGTCAAGCCGCGTCGGTATGGATGCTTACAACGCCGTGCTGGGTAGCACCCCGCGCATCGTGCTCGCTTCGCTGATCGCCTACTGGGCCGGCGCGTTCTCCAACGCCTTTGTGCTGGCCCGCATGAAGGTGATGACGCAAGGCCGGTGGCTGTGGACGCGCACTATCGGCTCGACCGTCGTCGGCCAGGCCGTAGACACCTTTCTATTCGTGCTGATCGCGTTCGCCGGTGCGATGAGCGCCGGGGTGTTGTGGGACATCGCGGCGTCCAACTACGTCTTCAAAGTCGGTGTGGAGGTCCTGTTCACGCCGGTGACCTACGCCATCGTCGGCTGGCTCAAGCGTGCCGAAGGCGTAGATGCCTACGACGCACAAACCGACTTCAACCCGTTTCGCGTGTCTCAGACAGCCTAA